Below is a window of Fulvitalea axinellae DNA.
CATCAAACGCTTCTGTTTCAATTCCCGGAAAACGTAAAGTAAACTGGAAACTCCCGCATCGTATCTTATTTAGATTTAATTCAAAAAAAGAGACTCTTACAATTGGTTTTACGGCAAGAAAAAGTAATTTCGCATCATCCTATTTAAACTTAATCCAGATAATAAGGATGAAACGATCATTACTCTTTCTCATTCTACTAATTTCTTCTCAAGTGGGCTTTGCGCAGAGCATCAGCGGAAAGGTCACTGATTCCCAAAGCGGCGAAGCACTTATCGGCGCTAACGTCTTTTTGAAAGAAACTTCTTTCGGTACCACTACTGGAAACTTGGGTGATTATAACCTTACTAATCTTCCCGAAGGAAACTACGAGCTTACAGTTTCCCTTATCGGATACGAAACCATAACTCGCCAAGCCCAGCTGGCAAAAGGCGACAACCTTAGCTTTGACTTTTCGCTTAACGTCTCGGCCGAGATACTTGAAAACGTTTTGGTGGAAGCCGGGTCGTTGACTCGCCACGGGAAAAAGATCAAGGACATTCCGGGATCCGCCCATTATATTTCTCCGAAAGACATCGCCAGAATCAACAACACAGACGTGATGAACGTCTTGGCCCTGATTCCCGGCGTTAACCTGAACCAAGAAGACGGTTTCGGCCTTCGTCCGAATATCGGCTTGCGCGGTTCTGGATCGGAAAGAAGTAGCAAAATCACCGTAATGGAAGACGGCATCCTGATGGCGCCGGCTCCTTACACCGCTCCTTCGGCTTATTATTTCCCTACAATGGGACGCATGAAAGGCATCGAGGTTTTCAAAGGCGCTTCGCAAATCAAATACGGACCGCAGACAACCGCCGGAGCCATCAACCTTATCTCGACTCCTATCCCGACTTCGCTTAGCGCCGACTTCGGACTCAACTACGGAAGCTTCAACACCCGTAATATTTACGCCTCCGCCGGAAACGCGCACAAGAACGTAGCCTATATGGTGGAAGGTTTCCAGCAGAACAGCGACGGATTCAAGGAATTAGACAATGGCGCAGACACCGGCTACGACAAGCAGGACATCTTGGCCAAACTCAGAGTGAACACCAACCCTGACGCCGCCGTTTACCAAGCTTTGACTTTCAAGCTCGGCTACGCCAAAGAGACTTCTGACGAAACTTACTTGGGACTGACCCAAGCCGACTTCGACAAGGACCCGATCCGCCGTTACGCTGGTTCGCAAAAGGACCAAATGAATACGGAGCACACTTCTTGGTCGATCAATCACCTTATCGCCCCTACGGATTTTCTCCAGATCAGCACCACGGCTTACCGCAACGAATTCAAGCGTAACTGGTACAAGCTCGATAAAGTAAACGGTGAGAAAATCGGAAAAATCTTGGCATCGCCTGCCGACTACAAAACCGAGTACGACTTGGTAAGCGGCAACGCAGCCTCGGCCGACGATTCGCAATCGCTTAAAGTGAAAGCCAACAACCGTGAGTACTACAGCTGGGGAATCCAGTCTATCGCCAACGCGGCCTTCGAAACCGGCGACATGAAGCACAACGTGGAGTTCGGAATCCGCTACCACGAAGACGGCGTAGATCGCATGCAGTGGGCCGACTACTACACAATGGACGAAAACGGCATGACGAACCGCATCTCGCAAAGCGCGAAAGGTTCGGAAGGCAACCGTGAGCAAGATACCAAAGCTTTGGCCTTGCACGTACAATACCAGCTTTCGATCGGACAACTCAACATTTTACCGGGTATCCGCTACGAGAACATCGACAGAAGCAGAAAAGACTGGGGCAAAACCGACTCGGACAGAACCGGCGAGGTTAGCGAAAGAAAGAACAAATACGACATCTTCCTTCCGGGCCTTGGGTTGGATTACAAAATCAACAGCAACATGAGCGTCTTCGGCGGCATCCACAAAGGGTTTACGCCGGGCGGATCGAAAGACGGATCGAAGCCGGAGGAAAGCATCAACTACGAAGCCGGGTTCCGTACGGTAACCTGCGGATTCGCTACACAAGTAGCCTTGTACTACAACGATTACGACAACCTCTTGGGCTCAGACACCAACTCTAGTGGCGGCACAGGCTCAGGCGACGTTTTCAACGGCGGAGCGGCCACGGCTTACGGCATCGAAATCGAAGCCTCTTACGATCCTTTGGCATCGACCAGCAAGACGTTGCGTTTGCCGATTCGCCTCAACTACACTTACACCAACGCCGAATTCGGAACGGATTTCGAAAGTGAGTTCGACGCTTGGGGAGAAGTGAAAGAAGGCTACCAGTTGCCTTACGTAGCCGAGCACCAGTTCACATTGGGCACCTCGCTCGAACACCGCAAATTCGCCATCGACGCCATTTCCAAAATGGTGGGCGAAATGCGCGCCACAGCCGGCGACGGAAGCATCGAAGATAACGATTTGATCGAAAGCTCTTTCATCGTAGACCTCCGCGCCCGTTACTTCGCCACTAATCAGGTGACTGTTTTCGGAGAGGTTCAAAACGTGTTTGACCAGACTTACATCGTGTCAAGAAGACCTGCCGGCCTCCGTCCAAATATGCCGATGGCCTTCAACGTAGGATTGAAATTCGCTCTCTAAGCCTTAACAGGCGCAACAATATTGAAACGGGCCCCGAAAGGAGCCCGTTTTTTTGTCTCCCAAAAAAAGAAAATCGCCATTCCGCAATCACTTCCGCCCTTTACGCTGTTTTCCTTTTCAGAAGAAAGCAAAACAGGAATGGCCAAAGCAAAACGTAGACTCACGGAATTCATAGAACGCTCGACTGGCGAACTCAAACGCGAAAAAGCTCCCGATGCCCGCACCTTGGGTTTCCTTTATCATAGCCCTTTCGGAAAACTACCGCTTGCACTGCTTGCCAAACGCAAATTCCTGTCGTCGCTCTCCGGCCGGTTTATGGACTCTCGATGGTCCAAAGCCTACATTTCCGCTTTCGTAAAGGCCCAAGATGTTAATCTCGACGAATTCGAGGGCGAAGGTCGCTACAAAACCTTCAACGATTTCTTTTGCCGAAAACTAAAGCCCGGCGTTCGCCCCATTTCCGAAGGGATAATATCGCCCGCTGACGGCAAAATCCTCGCTTTCGAACAGGTCGAGACCTGCCGGAAATTCTTCGTCAAAGGCTACGAGTTTGATGTCTGCGAATTTCTACAAAACGATGCCTTGGCAAAAAAATACGACCAAAGCCCCATGATTATCATCCGCCTTGCCCCGGCGGATTATCACCGTTTCCACTTCCCCTCCAACGGCCATATCGGGAAAAGCGTAAAAGTCTCGGGCTCCTATTATTCCGTCTCCCCAATCGCATTGGACAAGAAAATCGAGATATTCTGCGAGAACAAACGCGAATACAGCGTACTCTCCACCCACGACTACGGAGACATCTTGATTTGCGAAGTTGGGGCCACGTTGGTAGGTAGTGTCGTCCAAACTTACCAACCGGACTCAGAAGCTGTCAAAGGCTTGGAAAAAGGATATTTCAGGTTCGGGGGGTCTTCCATCGTGTTACTCTTTGAAAAAGGGAAAGTTACATTAGCCAAAGATTTAATCGAAAACTCAAAGGCCGGTTTGGAGACAACCATCCGTATGGGAGAGAATATCGGATTTTGACGCGTCATTTGTATAATACAAAAAAACACCACCCTCAACCCTTTGTATGACAGTTCATTATCATTTTATTCAATTTAACATCGAAAAAAAACCGCTTTTGTCTATTGCGCCGTAAGGAAATTTCGCTCATATTTGCATCGTTGTTAAGCTACTGTCTGACACATAAAGAAAGTGCTAAGCGACCAATTTGGCCCTGTAGCTCAACTGGATAGAGTGCAGGTTTCCGGTACCTGAGGTTAGGGGTTCGACTCCCTTCAGGGTCACGTTGACGGCCGTCCCAGATAATGGGAGGGCCGTTTTTCGTTTCTGCTCACCGGTTTTTCGTATCTTTGCCACGAAGGCGTTTTCAAAACAACTTCCACTCCGATATGAAAAAAGCTATTCTCATAACATTGGGTCTGCTCTCCACAGGCTTAGGCGCATTAGGCATAATCCTCCCGGGTTTGCCCACCACCCCGTTTCTGCTACTGGCGGCGTTTCTGTTTGCCCGAAGCTCCAAAAAACTGCACAAGCGCCTTTTGGAAAACCGTTACCTCGGCCCGTTTATCAAAGATTTCGAAAGGGAGAAAGGACTTAGCCTAAAGAAGAAACTCTCCATCATTTCCATCATTTTGGCTATGAGCCTCGTTTCCGCATGGTTTTTCGTACCTCCCATGGCGGGAAAAATTGCGGTGATGGCCTTCGGGCTAGTTGGCGTCATTGTCGTCGGTTTTGTGGTCAGGACAGTCAACGGCTCCGCAAACACCTGAAATCTCCCGCTATGCCCCAACCTCTTATCTCTGTCGTCATTCCTTTTTACCAACCTAAAAAACTGTTTGACCGATGCCTTAAAAGTATCCGTTCGCAAACTTATCAGAATTTCGAACTGATTTTAGTCGATAACAACGCGGATAACCTCAGCCGTAGAACTGCTGTAAAACACGTCAACGCCGACTCCCGAATAACTTTAGTCAAAGAAGAAAAACAAGGAGTCGTTTTCGCTTCAAACAAAGGCATGTCTTTAGCCAAAGGCGACTTTTTAGTCCGGATGGACGCCGATGATTTTATGGCTGAAAATCGTCTTGAAAGACAATACGAATACCTTTGCGAAAACCCCGAATGTGGCGCCGTATCGTGCTTGGTTGAATTTGTCGGGGACGACGAGGCCAAGGGATTCAAAACATATGTGGACTGGCTTAACAGCGTACAATCATTCGAAGAAATAAAACTTTCCCGTTTTGTGGAATCGCCCATAGCGAACCCGACCACCATGGTCAGAAAAGAAGTTCCCGAAAAGCTCGGATGGTACCGTGACGGCGATTTCCCCGAAGATTACGAGCTTTGGCTCCGTTGGATTGAATCCGGTGTCAGGATCGACAAAACGCCGGAACGCCTACATTTTTGGGTGGATTCCAAAGAACGACTGACCAGAACGGATAACCGATACGATGTGGACGCCTTTTTTAAGATCAAATCGAAGTATCTGGCGCAAAGTCTAGCCGAAAAGAAGATCCAGGAAGTTTGCGTATGGGGGGCTGGACGCAAAAGCCGGCAACGATTGGAACATTTGACGCAACACGGAATAAAAGTCATCGCTTATCTGGATTTCAAAGAAAGGGAAATCCACGGTATTCCTTGTTTCGATTTCCGGACCTACGATTTCACCTCCGCCCCTTTTATCCTCACTTATGTTTCTAACCGTGGAAAAAGGGACGAAATCAAGTCTTTTCTAAAATCAAAGGGCTTACGGGAAGGCGAAGACTTCTTGTGTGTCGGATAATAAATCCCCAGCAGAATCGTTTTCTACTGGGGATTTATTTTTTGAAAGTCTGTTACTTTCTTTTATTTCATCTTATGAATCCAACCCTTGAAGGTCTGTTTTCGCTTCGCCGGGTCCAGTACATCAAACGTCACATCAACAATATAATGATATACGCCTGTCGACACATCCTTCCCACCTTCTGACATTCCGTCCCATAGAACGTCAATGTCTTGGCCGTCGCCCGGTTTTTTCACGAATTCGTAAATCACCCGACCATGCCGTGTAAGGACTTTAAAGTGTAACGATCGAACAAAACGAGGACAACGAGTAAAATCAACCACTACATCGTCTATCTTTTTATACGGACCGAAAGTTTCATTCTTGTCGTCATTATTCGGCGTAAACGTGTTTGGCAACCAGAACGATGGACAATTATCGAGGCAAAGCGTGTCGCTTGAAAGGCTCTCGTTCTTGGCCCTGTCTACCGCTACGATGTAATAACAGCCGGCAATCGAAGTCAAATCAGAGTGAACGAACGCCGGAGATTTTGACGTGCCCAGGACTTCGAATGGCGAATCGTTATCGGGAGCGTAGTAGACTTTGTATTCACTAATATCATTACCGCATTCTCCATCGGTTTTGCCTTTCCAAGTCAAAGTGTTCGCAAATGTATTGACTTCGCAAGGCAAACTGCTCATTCTCTCCTCGCACGACTCTCCATTATTGACTTGTAAATCAAATGGCGCGCACGGAGGCTTTCCGTCATCCGGACTTCCGCAGATAATCTGCGAACGGTTTTTCAAAGGTTCCGGAACTTTCGGGCTATTGAAATAAGAACCTTTCGCCAACACATAATAACAGTATTCCGTATCAAGGTCGAGCGGTTTGCCGTTGTGGCTTCCGTTATCGGTAAAACGTAATCCACTTTCGGTTACATCTACCGTACCTATCTCGACAAACGCCGTGAGGTCATCTTCCAAAACCTGATTTCTATAAACCACATGTTCGGAAGCTTCCGTCCCGTCAGACCAGGAATTGGTCCACGGAACCGTGGCGTTCCAAGTCAGGATAATCGCACCCGTCGTAACGCTCATCTCCGCTTGAACGGTCGATGCTTTACCGCTATTAGCCAAATATTGTCCATCTTTGTCGGCGGTAGCTATATAATATTGGTAAACGTCAGTTTGGGTATCCAGCCCCTTGTCCCGGTATTCAAGCTGATCAGTCGTCACTATTTTCTCCCAAGTGCTTTGGAGCGAACTTAGGTTTCTTCTGTAAACGTCATAAGTATACGGTCCCGGGTATTTGGCAGGATCGACATCGTAAGGAAGAGTCCAACGGACAATAATGTCGCCATCCGCATTGTTTACTTTGTCGATATCCACGTTGGTAATTACGGCGGCAGTTTTGTCATCTTCTTCAAAAGTGACACAACGCTCATCGGAAACGAAACTGGTTCCGCCGTATTCGTCAGTAAATTCCATTACGATACGGTAGCAATACGTAGCGCCATACACTAACTCCACATCATCGTCAAAGAGTCGGTCTTTGGCATTCGCTTCCCCTACCAGCACATAGCCCGATCCGTCTTCCAGCCCCACTTTACAATCACCGCTACTCACGGTTCCAGGCCCTACTTTCCTATAAACTTTCGTTCTGAGACGCTCCGTTCGTGTGGCTCCACAGCCGAATTTCTCCGTGTAATCTTCCCACCTTACCCTGACCTTATTTCCCGTAACCTGCTCGGCTGAAATCAACTCCGGTTTTGGGGCCACCACGGTTACCCGCCAAGTTTCGAATGTCGCTAAAGGCACTCCAGTCGCTCCCGGATTGTCTTTAGCCTTAATTACTACATCATAAGGCCTATTCCGGACATATTTACACAAAGGTGTCCATTCTATATCCAGTTTCGCTTTTCCGGGCGGAGTTTGGTATCTGCCGTCATTCGGCGAATAAGTGGCCCTGTCGCTTTCTCTCAATTCAAAAATACCGCTGTGCGCCGTCATTTGAATCGGATGGCCGTCAGGGTCTGTAGCGGTTATTTCGGCCTGCAATAATTCTCCGGCTACAATACACGTGTCTGGTGGCAACAGGATTTCCGGAGGTTCGTTATCCGTATCCTCCACAATAATCTGCATATCCCGGGTCACATAGCCCAACTGCACCCATGTCCCCAGAACCAAACGCCATTCGTAGACTCTAAACGCAATATTATATTCCCCCGCCGTACCGGGAGCGTCCCAAACCAGATCACCCGTTACGGGATCCATCCGAAACTCCGCTGGTGCTGTTCCTCCCTGCACCGTTCCGCCAAAAAGCGGATCATTTGGAAAGCGGTATCCATTCACTTCTTTATCACGCTCTTGCTTATTGATAACTATCTCATAAGAAAGGCTATCCCCTTCCGGATCCCAAGCGCCCGGATTGTGCACATAAGTAACGCCAACGGCGGCCTTGTCAACAGGAGGAATCAGAAGATTTACGGATTCGTTACAAGGAATAAAAGAATCAATCAAAAGTTTTGTCTCGATATAAAAAGGGGTTTCCACCGAGTTAATCATATTCAGAACGCCCGCATTCCGGTTAAATTCCCTAAAGGAAATGATGTATTCGCCCGAAGAGGGGTAAGCGTGCTCCACTTCAAAGACAACCTTAGCGATTTCGTCTCCAAGGTCTTGCCGGACCTTAAAATCCCGTGTATCGAAAGCTACAGGATCCGAACCGTCACCGAAATCGATCTCTCCGCCACCGAACTGAACGTCGGAGCCTGTATCGGTATAACCGATAATGGTGAACTTGTATCTCAAGCCAGCGCAATCCACAACTTGTGCGATAATCTCGCCCGCCCGGATATGAGTAGCTTGGCTAACATTCGGCAAAAAAACCAAAAAAAAGATCAGCAACAGCCCATTTAAGGCCCCGAACCTAAAGAAACGTCTTTTGGACATCTGACATCCCGTTTAATAACTGATTAAATATCTCCCGTGCGACTCGCCTTTCCTGACTTGCCCAAAAACTTCCACGGACTTTCACTTATGACACTCCTCAAAATCCTGCCCTAATACCACTGTCATAAACGAATAAATGCACGTCCGAAATGAACGAATGTAAGTTATAATCCTAAGTTTAGGATTTTATTTACGAAAAAAAAACCTGTACTGTTCGGTTTACGATAATTTGAGGCTAAAATAAGCTTAGTCCCATCAACCTAGGTGAAAGACACGAAAAAAGGTAGATCCGATGGCGGGACCACTTCGGAATTTGGTGATTTTGATGATAAAAAAATCCAGTGCCGAGACTTAAAAACAACAAAGCGACCAGGACGTAAATCCAAAGTCGCTTTGTGATGTTAAAATGAGCAATTTTATCTTTTATAAGTAATCTTGTCCTTTGGAACTGTTCTCAACCGATTCTCTCCAAGCCAACAGTTTCTTTCTCATTTCCTGAACCTTTTCCATATTGTCAGCGGCTATATCCGTCTTTTCACCCGGATCTTTTTCCAAATCATACAGCTCGAAAGTTTTTCCATTGTCAGAACTATAAAGTTTCAGGTTATCCTCATGCCAAGCCATCTGTTTCTTGATCCAGAACCCAACCGGCGCACCACGACTTTCGACTTTCTCGCCAAGCAGTACATTTTTGAAACTGACACCGTCATACGGACGATCAGTAGGCATTTTTACTCCAACTATATCGAGAACCGTTGGGAAATAATCGCTGGTGATGTAAGGGACATTCGTTTCCCTGTGGCCTTTGATTTTCTCCGGCCACTGCACGATTCCCGGAACGCGGACACCGCCTTCGTAAAGACTACGCTTTCTTCCGCGGAAATGCCCGGCCGTGCCACGTGTACGGCCTTTTCTTGTACGTCCTTCCGGCCCGTTGTCACTGGTATAGAACACTACGGTGTTATCATAAGCGCCAATCTCTTTAAGCTTGTCGTTAAGGCGACCTATTTGCTCATCCAAAGCCGTAATGCATCCGTAGAAATGCTGAATGTCGTTATCGTAGTCCTTATACATATCCTTGTACTTCTGGCCGGCCAAAACCGGCAAGTGCGGAGTATGTGTCCATATTATGGTAAAGAACGGCTTTTCGCTTTTTACGGCGTTCTCGATAAAAGGAAGCGCCCTGTCCATAATCACGCGCGTATCGTCACCCTGTAAGTTTTCAGAAACGATTTCTCCTTTTTCGTTCCAATAGTAAGTTCCGTACTCGCCGCCTTTCTCATACTTCTTCTTTTTCGCATCTCCCGCATCTCTCCCCGGCACTACCATCGGGTCCCAAGTCGGAACTTTCGATTCTGTCGAGAAGCATACGTCGAAGCCATTATCCTGCGGTGGCGAATACAGGTGCTCGTTTCCGGGACGACCTCCTCGGTTTGCGTCCCTGACGGTTTTGGTCATTGTGCCCAAATGCCACTTTCCGAAATGCCCCGTCGTGTAACCCTGCTCTTTCAGCACTTCGGCCAGAGTGATTTCTTCCGGTTTCATAAAACCGCTATTGGCGTAAGTGATCCCGTAACGGTTATGGTGCCTACCGGTGATGCACGAGCCCCTTGTGGGCGAACAAACGGGAGCGGCCGCATAAAAGCGGTTCATCTGCAGGCCGTTCTGGGCCATTTTGTCCAAATTGGGAGTGATGCTGATGTCGTTGCCGTTGTATGCCGGATCTCCCCAGCCCATATCGTCGGCCATAATCAGAATAACATTCGGGCGGAGCTTGGCTTTTTTGCTTACCGAAGCCTCCTTTTGCTTATTGCCGCCTTGCGAGCAACCGGCCATGGCCAATAAAAGCGTGAAAAGCCTAAGAGTCTTGCGTCTGAACATTTCAAAAAGTTTTGTACATGTCAAAATACCGTAAGGAATGATAAAAGAATAAATCCATTGGTTCCTGAGGATCAGGTATTAGTTCTGTGTGATGAGTGTATCTTGATCCTGAGCCCCAACATGGTAATTATTCTAGTTGTTCATAAACACCTGCGCTCCAACAGGGCCAAGCGTTTTAATCTACAATGACGAATGTCTCAATACTTCACATCGTTCCGCATCAATGATGTACAAAGGGAGATAAGGTATGTTTTTAAACCTTTATTTTATATATGGAACAATCGTCAAGAACACTCAGACACAACCTAAAACAAAAACGAGATAGGATACAAAAAAAGTGGCAAGGTACGTTTTCTCGAACCGTGTCCGAAAAACGACCTTGCCTGAAAACCCAACATCAACCTTGACCAAGTATTCGCAAATCCGAGGCCAAACGCTGATTTATTCCACAATAATTTTCACTCCTTCGCTTAAAGGCGCGCAAACGCAAGTCAAAACGTCGCCGGCTTCCACTTCTTCGGGCGTCAACGCATCAGTTTCTTCCATCGACACTTTTCCTTCCACACAACGAGCCTTGCAGGCGGTGCAAAGTCCGCTTTGGCAGGAATACGGCATATCCACGTCGGC
It encodes the following:
- a CDS encoding YbaN family protein, producing MKKAILITLGLLSTGLGALGIILPGLPTTPFLLLAAFLFARSSKKLHKRLLENRYLGPFIKDFEREKGLSLKKKLSIISIILAMSLVSAWFFVPPMAGKIAVMAFGLVGVIVVGFVVRTVNGSANT
- a CDS encoding gliding motility-associated C-terminal domain-containing protein, with the translated sequence MSKRRFFRFGALNGLLLIFFLVFLPNVSQATHIRAGEIIAQVVDCAGLRYKFTIIGYTDTGSDVQFGGGEIDFGDGSDPVAFDTRDFKVRQDLGDEIAKVVFEVEHAYPSSGEYIISFREFNRNAGVLNMINSVETPFYIETKLLIDSFIPCNESVNLLIPPVDKAAVGVTYVHNPGAWDPEGDSLSYEIVINKQERDKEVNGYRFPNDPLFGGTVQGGTAPAEFRMDPVTGDLVWDAPGTAGEYNIAFRVYEWRLVLGTWVQLGYVTRDMQIIVEDTDNEPPEILLPPDTCIVAGELLQAEITATDPDGHPIQMTAHSGIFELRESDRATYSPNDGRYQTPPGKAKLDIEWTPLCKYVRNRPYDVVIKAKDNPGATGVPLATFETWRVTVVAPKPELISAEQVTGNKVRVRWEDYTEKFGCGATRTERLRTKVYRKVGPGTVSSGDCKVGLEDGSGYVLVGEANAKDRLFDDDVELVYGATYCYRIVMEFTDEYGGTSFVSDERCVTFEEDDKTAAVITNVDIDKVNNADGDIIVRWTLPYDVDPAKYPGPYTYDVYRRNLSSLQSTWEKIVTTDQLEYRDKGLDTQTDVYQYYIATADKDGQYLANSGKASTVQAEMSVTTGAIILTWNATVPWTNSWSDGTEASEHVVYRNQVLEDDLTAFVEIGTVDVTESGLRFTDNGSHNGKPLDLDTEYCYYVLAKGSYFNSPKVPEPLKNRSQIICGSPDDGKPPCAPFDLQVNNGESCEERMSSLPCEVNTFANTLTWKGKTDGECGNDISEYKVYYAPDNDSPFEVLGTSKSPAFVHSDLTSIAGCYYIVAVDRAKNESLSSDTLCLDNCPSFWLPNTFTPNNDDKNETFGPYKKIDDVVVDFTRCPRFVRSLHFKVLTRHGRVIYEFVKKPGDGQDIDVLWDGMSEGGKDVSTGVYHYIVDVTFDVLDPAKRKQTFKGWIHKMK
- a CDS encoding TonB-dependent receptor domain-containing protein encodes the protein MKRSLLFLILLISSQVGFAQSISGKVTDSQSGEALIGANVFLKETSFGTTTGNLGDYNLTNLPEGNYELTVSLIGYETITRQAQLAKGDNLSFDFSLNVSAEILENVLVEAGSLTRHGKKIKDIPGSAHYISPKDIARINNTDVMNVLALIPGVNLNQEDGFGLRPNIGLRGSGSERSSKITVMEDGILMAPAPYTAPSAYYFPTMGRMKGIEVFKGASQIKYGPQTTAGAINLISTPIPTSLSADFGLNYGSFNTRNIYASAGNAHKNVAYMVEGFQQNSDGFKELDNGADTGYDKQDILAKLRVNTNPDAAVYQALTFKLGYAKETSDETYLGLTQADFDKDPIRRYAGSQKDQMNTEHTSWSINHLIAPTDFLQISTTAYRNEFKRNWYKLDKVNGEKIGKILASPADYKTEYDLVSGNAASADDSQSLKVKANNREYYSWGIQSIANAAFETGDMKHNVEFGIRYHEDGVDRMQWADYYTMDENGMTNRISQSAKGSEGNREQDTKALALHVQYQLSIGQLNILPGIRYENIDRSRKDWGKTDSDRTGEVSERKNKYDIFLPGLGLDYKINSNMSVFGGIHKGFTPGGSKDGSKPEESINYEAGFRTVTCGFATQVALYYNDYDNLLGSDTNSSGGTGSGDVFNGGAATAYGIEIEASYDPLASTSKTLRLPIRLNYTYTNAEFGTDFESEFDAWGEVKEGYQLPYVAEHQFTLGTSLEHRKFAIDAISKMVGEMRATAGDGSIEDNDLIESSFIVDLRARYFATNQVTVFGEVQNVFDQTYIVSRRPAGLRPNMPMAFNVGLKFAL
- the asd gene encoding archaetidylserine decarboxylase (Phosphatidylserine decarboxylase is synthesized as a single chain precursor. Generation of the pyruvoyl active site from a Ser is coupled to cleavage of a Gly-Ser bond between the larger (beta) and smaller (alpha chains). It is an integral membrane protein.); the encoded protein is MAKAKRRLTEFIERSTGELKREKAPDARTLGFLYHSPFGKLPLALLAKRKFLSSLSGRFMDSRWSKAYISAFVKAQDVNLDEFEGEGRYKTFNDFFCRKLKPGVRPISEGIISPADGKILAFEQVETCRKFFVKGYEFDVCEFLQNDALAKKYDQSPMIIIRLAPADYHRFHFPSNGHIGKSVKVSGSYYSVSPIALDKKIEIFCENKREYSVLSTHDYGDILICEVGATLVGSVVQTYQPDSEAVKGLEKGYFRFGGSSIVLLFEKGKVTLAKDLIENSKAGLETTIRMGENIGF
- a CDS encoding glycosyltransferase family A protein, whose translation is MPQPLISVVIPFYQPKKLFDRCLKSIRSQTYQNFELILVDNNADNLSRRTAVKHVNADSRITLVKEEKQGVVFASNKGMSLAKGDFLVRMDADDFMAENRLERQYEYLCENPECGAVSCLVEFVGDDEAKGFKTYVDWLNSVQSFEEIKLSRFVESPIANPTTMVRKEVPEKLGWYRDGDFPEDYELWLRWIESGVRIDKTPERLHFWVDSKERLTRTDNRYDVDAFFKIKSKYLAQSLAEKKIQEVCVWGAGRKSRQRLEHLTQHGIKVIAYLDFKEREIHGIPCFDFRTYDFTSAPFILTYVSNRGKRDEIKSFLKSKGLREGEDFLCVG
- a CDS encoding sulfatase-like hydrolase/transferase, with the translated sequence MFRRKTLRLFTLLLAMAGCSQGGNKQKEASVSKKAKLRPNVILIMADDMGWGDPAYNGNDISITPNLDKMAQNGLQMNRFYAAAPVCSPTRGSCITGRHHNRYGITYANSGFMKPEEITLAEVLKEQGYTTGHFGKWHLGTMTKTVRDANRGGRPGNEHLYSPPQDNGFDVCFSTESKVPTWDPMVVPGRDAGDAKKKKYEKGGEYGTYYWNEKGEIVSENLQGDDTRVIMDRALPFIENAVKSEKPFFTIIWTHTPHLPVLAGQKYKDMYKDYDNDIQHFYGCITALDEQIGRLNDKLKEIGAYDNTVVFYTSDNGPEGRTRKGRTRGTAGHFRGRKRSLYEGGVRVPGIVQWPEKIKGHRETNVPYITSDYFPTVLDIVGVKMPTDRPYDGVSFKNVLLGEKVESRGAPVGFWIKKQMAWHEDNLKLYSSDNGKTFELYDLEKDPGEKTDIAADNMEKVQEMRKKLLAWRESVENSSKGQDYL